A region of the bacterium genome:
CTTTAACACTTGCTCAAGAACTTATGTGTACCGCTCAGGCAGATATTCTTCAGTCAACACTTATTGTGCCCTATCCTGGAACTCCTCTGTATAATGAATGCATAAAAAATGACTGGTTTCTCATTGACCCAAAAGACTATGAAAAGTTTGACATGTCAGAGCCAATATTGAGAACAAAAGACATGAATCCTCAGCAAATTAAAAATATTTGCCAGAGTATCTACAAAATCTATACAAATCCACGCTATATATGTAAACGTTTAGGAAGCATACGTTCATTGAATGATTTATTATACAATCTCAGAGGACTTAAAGCTGTTCTCGGACATTTACAGGACTTTAGAAAGTGACAGATACAAGATATATAAAGGCAAGGAGGATCTTAAATACTATAAGGTTTGGAGAATTCTATAAACTTTATAGTAGTATCTTAGAGAGCTTATCTAGAAGCTCTAGAATATTATATCTGGGATGTGGAAAACAGATTGCAGGAGAAGGATATCCTAATCCAGAGGTATTCGGTATTGATATAGATTTTAATGCATTAAAGGATAATAGCATTAAGTGGAAGTGTAGAAGTAAGGCAGAAAATCTACCTTTTAAGGTAAATTCTTTTGATCTTATCGTGGTTTTTGATGTGCTTCACCATGTGGAAAATTTAGAGAATACTATTTTGGAGATACACAGATGTTTGGGAAAGGGAAAATATTGTATAATTGCTGATATAACTGAAAACAATCCAATTCACAGACTGGCCAGAAAATTTGTTAAAAAATGGA
Encoded here:
- a CDS encoding class I SAM-dependent methyltransferase — its product is MTDTRYIKARRILNTIRFGEFYKLYSSILESLSRSSRILYLGCGKQIAGEGYPNPEVFGIDIDFNALKDNSIKWKCRSKAENLPFKVNSFDLIVVFDVLHHVENLENTILEIHRCLGKGKYCIIADITENNPIHRLARKFVKKWRGMKIEQYFYHNDLQELLAQHFIIRNETVTDSILWLFDVNLCMWKIPLLIQRPFIYPLLYLEWIWRRLFPNWGLKSIFLVKKR